One Phalacrocorax aristotelis chromosome 10, bGulAri2.1, whole genome shotgun sequence genomic region harbors:
- the RPUSD1 gene encoding RNA pseudouridylate synthase domain-containing protein 1 → MEPGTIDNLAILYQSSDFIVVNKHWDIRIDSKMWYETLTLQSQLKYRFPELADPDTYYGFRFCHQLDFSTSGALCVALNKAAAGSAYKCFKDRLVTKAYLALVRGHVSQSRMTIRYAIGKNTTEGMTHMMCIDGTEGCENPKPCQSELIVLEHGSYSGDPVTKVLLQPLTGRTHQLRVHCSAIGHPIVGDFTYSHRKDSGPYRMMLHAYYLRIPTGKELIEVCAPDPFVTTMDSNWVPHHVTHRLDETIQELKDKVMQKREEEGSQEATLGGGGEEALSEAKSPETEEQRARCEQWLAEWALE, encoded by the exons ATGGAGCCGGGCACCATCGACAACCTGGCCATCCTGTACCAGAGCTCCGATTTCATTGTGGTCAACAAGCACTGGGACATCCGCATCGACAGCAAGATGTGGTACGAGACGCTGACCCTGCAGAGCCAGCTCAAGTACCGCTTCCCCGAGCTGGCCGACCCCGACACCTACTACGGCTTCAG GTTCTGCCACCAGCTCGATTTCTCCACCAGTGGGGCCCTGTGCGTTGCACTCAACAAAGCGGCGGCGGGAAGCGCCTACAAGTGTTTTAAAGACCGTCTGGTGACCAAAGCCTATCTTGCCCTG GTCAGGGGCCACGTCAGCCAGAGCCGAATGACGATCCGCTACGCCATAGGGAAGAACACCACCGAGGGCATGACCCACATGATGTGCATCGATGGGACGGAGG GCTGTGAAAATCCCAAGCCTTGCCAGTCGGAGCTGATCGTGCTTGAGCACGGGTCCTACAGCGGAGACCCCGTAAccaaagtgctgctgcagccgcTGACAG GGCGGACTCATCAGCTCCGGGTTCACTGCAGCGCCATCGGCCACCCCATCGTGGGGGACTTCACCTACAGCCACAGGAAGGACAGCGGTCCCTATAGGATGATGCTCCACGCCTACTACCTGCGCATCCCTACCGGCAAGGAGCTCATCGAGGTCTGTGCGCCCGACCCCTTCGTCACCACGATGGACAGCAACTGGGTGCCCCACCATGTCACCCACCGGCTGGATGAGACCATCCAAGAGCTGAAGGACAAGGTGATGCAGAAGCGGGAAGAGGAGGGGAGCCAGGAAGCCACGCTTGGtggtggaggagaggaggcactgagcgaAGCCAAGAGCCCGGAGACGGAGGAGCAGCGAGCCCGGTGTGAGCAGTGGTTGGCCGAGTGGGCTTTGGAGTGA
- the CHTF18 gene encoding chromosome transmission fidelity protein 18 homolog isoform X2: MAGPGGGPEEDAFYRCFAAELEVLAELGDDPFPPAVPKISQFRGRRERPEEPDPPEDTNPRKRERGCVPPGPSPPPAAHTPKPKRQRLEAVKKLNFGADELAPDVLPHADTLVPGPESPSPQNASSDHLEVSGMAPLQTTPPSEKKRVLKRPPILEDYINVTSTEGTRVFMVMRDDPFRTGVELPDSMGWNARRPLHLLGVPFSYLKEQVDEERRRCVLEASQQLTEIINSCLESETSTESLEPVGEAEPADEEESALHCLWVDKFTPRRYMDLLSDDYTNRCLLKWLKLWDTVVFGKEKAVKKAKPSAEAHPPFSQPKEQQNKWKTKVQLTEEILEAELDQHKRPKFKVALLCGPPGLGKTTLAHVIAKHAGYNVVEMNASDDRSPEVFKTRIEAATQMKSVLGANEKPNCLIIDEIDGAPAASINVLLNIIHRKDGEGEAAAGTGRRRRREGGLLLRPIICICNDQYVPALRPLRQQSFLLNFPRTAPSRLAQRLCEIALRQGMRADTGALLALCEKTENDIRSCINTLQFLHSRGQKELSVQMVQTMKIGLKDQNKGLFSIWQEIFQLPKVQRHRIGMDPTLPAQLLVGDEDLSHLGRTAGFNTSSHRFHHILHLALSSGEQEKLAQGLYDNFLNMKLRDSSFSSVCLALEWLGFSDLLSQAVLHGQSFQLMRYLPFLPVAFHMLFAASSIPRLAYPSSQHEALAKLNHMQNLVMSMMSGITPSARSRTGQHSLVLEVLSLLMDIIAPKLRPVNTQLYSLKEKQQLADLISTMLAYNLTYHQERLPEGQYVYKLDPNIEDVCRFPELPARRQLTYQAKQLIAREIELEKMRRTEALLQARNTGEEPVDSLGEAGERAAAGPAVPPSHHQRLEHIVRRAVVDDKPETDFFGRPLRRQQVVAAPQASEEEPLESQMGKAVGKSDVWFRFNEGVSNAVRRNIYIKDLL, from the exons ATGGCGGGCCCCGGGGGCGGCCCCGAGGAGGATGCCTTCTACCGGTGCTTCGCGGCCGAGCTGGAGGTGCTGGCCGAGCTGGGAG ATGATCCGTTCCCACCCGCCGTCCCCAAAATCTCTCAGTTTCGGGGCAGGAGGGAGCGGCCGGAGGAGCCCGACCCGCCCGAGGACACCAACCCCAGGAAGAGGGAGCGGGGCTGCGTCCCACCCGGCCCCTCGCCACCGCCCGCGGCCCACA CTCCAAAGCCGAAGCGACAGCGCCTGGAAGCTGTTAAGAAGCTCAACTTTGGGGCGGATGAGTTGGCTCCTGATGTCCTGCCCCATGCTGACACGCTTGTGCCCGGACCAGAGTCACCTTCTCCCCAGAATGCCAG CTCAGACCACCTGGAGGTGAGTGGAATGGCCCCGCTGCAGACCACACCGCCCTCCGAGAAGAAGCGGGTCCTCAAACGGCCGCCCATCCTGGAGGACTACATCAACGTGACGTCCACTGAAGGCACCAGGGTCTTCATGGTCATGCGGGATGATCCCTTCAGGACAGGAGTGGAG CTCCCCGATTCCATGGGCTGGAACGCACGCAGGCCGCTCCACTTGCTGGGGGTGCCTTTCTCCTACCTGAAGGAACAAGTGGATGAAGAG CGTCGGAGGTGTGTTCTGGAGGCGTCGCAGCAGCTGACAGAGATCATAAACAG TTGCCTCGAGAGCGAAACCAGCACCGAGAGCCTGGAGCCTGTGGGGGAAGCGGAGCCAGCAGATGAGGAGGAGTCTGCGCTGCATTGCCTCTGGGTGGACAAGTTTACTCCCAGGCGCTACATGGACCTGCTCAGTGATGAC TACACGAACCGCTGCCTTCTGAAGTGGCTCAAGCTCTGGGACACGGTGGTGTTTGGGAAGGAGAAGGCTGTGAAGAAGGCCAAGCCCAGCGCTGAGGCTCATCCTCCATTCAGCCAGCCCAAGGAGCAGCAGAATAAGTGGAAGACAAAGGTCCAGCTCACAGAGGAGATTCTGGAGGCTGAGCTGGATCAGCACAAGAGACCCAAATTCAAG GTAGCCCTGCTCTGTGGCCCACCCGGCTTGGGAAAGACCACGCTGGCCCACGTCATCGCGAAGCACGCGGGGTACAACGTCGTTGAGATGAACGCCAG TGACGACCGCAGCCCCGAGGTTTTCAAGACCCGCATTGAAGCTGCCACCCAGATGAAGTCTGTGCTGGGTGCCAACGAGAAGCCCAACTGCCTGATCATCGATGAGATAGACGGTGCGCCCGCG GCATCTATCAACGTGCTGCTAAACATCATCCACCGTAAGGATGGGGAGGGTGAGGCAGCAGCCGGCACGGGCCGGAGGAGGCGGCGCGAGGGCGGGTTGCTGCTGAGGCCCATCATCTGCATCTGCAACGACCA GTACGTCCCTGCTCTCCGGCCGCTGCGGCAGCAATCGTTCCTGCTCAACTTCCCTCGGACGGCGCCGTCCCGGCTCGCCCAGCGTCTCTGCGAG ATCGCCCTGCGGCAGGGCATGCGGGCGGACACGGGCGCGCTGCTGGCGCTGTGCGAGAAGACGGAGAATGACATCCGTTCCTGCATAAACACCCTGCAG TTCTTGCACAGCCGAGGCCAGAAGGAGCTGAGCGTGCAGATGGTGCAGACGATGAAGATTGGCTTGAAGGACCAAAACAAGGGGCTCTTCTCCATCTGGCAAGAGATCTTCCAGCTCCCAAAGGTCCAAAG GCACAGGATAGGAATGGACCCCACTttgccagcccagctcctggtGGGCGATGAGGACCTGTCGCACCTTGGCAGGACGGCTGGCTTCAACACGTCCTCCCACCGCTTCCACCATATCCTGCACCTCGCCCTCTCCTCAGGGGAGCAGGAGAAGCTCGCCCAG GGTCTGTACGACAATTTCCTGAATATGAAGCTGCGGGACTCCAGTTTCAGCTCGGTGTGCTTGGCCCTGGAGTGGCTGGGTTTCTCCGACCTGCTGAGCCAGGCTGTCCTGCACGGACAGAGCTTCCAGCTGATGCGATACCTGCCCTTCCTGCCCGTGGCTTTCCACATGCTCTTCGCAGCCAGCAGCATCCCCCGTCTCGCTTATCCCAGCAGCCAGCACGAG GCCCTGGCCAAGCTGAACCACATGCAGAACCTCGTCATGTCCATGATGTCAGGGATAACGCCCAGCGCCCGCAGCCGCACAGGGCAGCACTCCCTCGTCTTGGAGGTGCTCTCTCTGCTGATGGACATCATCGCCCCGAAGCTCCGACCA GTGAACACGCAGCTCTACAGcctgaaggagaagcagcagctggcagacCTCATCAGCACCATGCTGGCCTACAACCTCACCTACCACCAGGAGCGCCTGCCCGAGGGCCAGTACGTCTACAAGCTCGACCC GAACATAGAGGACGTCTGCCGGTTCCCGGAGCTGCCGGCTCGCAGGCAGCTGACCTACCAGGCCAAGCAGCTCATAGCCAGGGAGATCGAGCTGGAGAAGATGAGGAGGACGGAGGCTTTGCTGCAGGCGCGAAACACGGGCGAG GAGCCCGTGGACAGTCTCGGCGAGGCAGGGGAGCGagcggccgcggggccggccGTGCCCCCCAGCCACCACCAGCGCCTGGAGCACATCGTCCGGAGGGCGGTGGTGGACGACAAG cCTGAGACTGACTTCTTCGGGCGGCCGCTTCGGCGGCAGCAGGTGGTCGCGG CCCCTCAGGCCTCCGAGGAAGAGCCGCTCGAGAGCCAGatggggaaggctgtggggaagAGCGACGTCTGGTTCCGGTTTAACGAAGGGGTTTCCAACGCTGTCAGGAGGAATATCTACATCAAGGACCTGCTCTAG
- the CHTF18 gene encoding chromosome transmission fidelity protein 18 homolog isoform X1, producing MAGPGGGPEEDAFYRCFAAELEVLAELGDDPFPPAVPKISQFRGRRERPEEPDPPEDTNPRKRERGCVPPGPSPPPAAHTPKPKRQRLEAVKKLNFGADELAPDVLPHADTLVPGPESPSPQNARNQVFSSSDHLEVSGMAPLQTTPPSEKKRVLKRPPILEDYINVTSTEGTRVFMVMRDDPFRTGVELPDSMGWNARRPLHLLGVPFSYLKEQVDEERRRCVLEASQQLTEIINSCLESETSTESLEPVGEAEPADEEESALHCLWVDKFTPRRYMDLLSDDYTNRCLLKWLKLWDTVVFGKEKAVKKAKPSAEAHPPFSQPKEQQNKWKTKVQLTEEILEAELDQHKRPKFKVALLCGPPGLGKTTLAHVIAKHAGYNVVEMNASDDRSPEVFKTRIEAATQMKSVLGANEKPNCLIIDEIDGAPAASINVLLNIIHRKDGEGEAAAGTGRRRRREGGLLLRPIICICNDQYVPALRPLRQQSFLLNFPRTAPSRLAQRLCEIALRQGMRADTGALLALCEKTENDIRSCINTLQFLHSRGQKELSVQMVQTMKIGLKDQNKGLFSIWQEIFQLPKVQRHRIGMDPTLPAQLLVGDEDLSHLGRTAGFNTSSHRFHHILHLALSSGEQEKLAQGLYDNFLNMKLRDSSFSSVCLALEWLGFSDLLSQAVLHGQSFQLMRYLPFLPVAFHMLFAASSIPRLAYPSSQHEALAKLNHMQNLVMSMMSGITPSARSRTGQHSLVLEVLSLLMDIIAPKLRPVNTQLYSLKEKQQLADLISTMLAYNLTYHQERLPEGQYVYKLDPNIEDVCRFPELPARRQLTYQAKQLIAREIELEKMRRTEALLQARNTGEEPVDSLGEAGERAAAGPAVPPSHHQRLEHIVRRAVVDDKPETDFFGRPLRRQQVVAAPQASEEEPLESQMGKAVGKSDVWFRFNEGVSNAVRRNIYIKDLL from the exons ATGGCGGGCCCCGGGGGCGGCCCCGAGGAGGATGCCTTCTACCGGTGCTTCGCGGCCGAGCTGGAGGTGCTGGCCGAGCTGGGAG ATGATCCGTTCCCACCCGCCGTCCCCAAAATCTCTCAGTTTCGGGGCAGGAGGGAGCGGCCGGAGGAGCCCGACCCGCCCGAGGACACCAACCCCAGGAAGAGGGAGCGGGGCTGCGTCCCACCCGGCCCCTCGCCACCGCCCGCGGCCCACA CTCCAAAGCCGAAGCGACAGCGCCTGGAAGCTGTTAAGAAGCTCAACTTTGGGGCGGATGAGTTGGCTCCTGATGTCCTGCCCCATGCTGACACGCTTGTGCCCGGACCAGAGTCACCTTCTCCCCAGAATGCCAG GAACCAGGTGTTCTCCAGCTCAGACCACCTGGAGGTGAGTGGAATGGCCCCGCTGCAGACCACACCGCCCTCCGAGAAGAAGCGGGTCCTCAAACGGCCGCCCATCCTGGAGGACTACATCAACGTGACGTCCACTGAAGGCACCAGGGTCTTCATGGTCATGCGGGATGATCCCTTCAGGACAGGAGTGGAG CTCCCCGATTCCATGGGCTGGAACGCACGCAGGCCGCTCCACTTGCTGGGGGTGCCTTTCTCCTACCTGAAGGAACAAGTGGATGAAGAG CGTCGGAGGTGTGTTCTGGAGGCGTCGCAGCAGCTGACAGAGATCATAAACAG TTGCCTCGAGAGCGAAACCAGCACCGAGAGCCTGGAGCCTGTGGGGGAAGCGGAGCCAGCAGATGAGGAGGAGTCTGCGCTGCATTGCCTCTGGGTGGACAAGTTTACTCCCAGGCGCTACATGGACCTGCTCAGTGATGAC TACACGAACCGCTGCCTTCTGAAGTGGCTCAAGCTCTGGGACACGGTGGTGTTTGGGAAGGAGAAGGCTGTGAAGAAGGCCAAGCCCAGCGCTGAGGCTCATCCTCCATTCAGCCAGCCCAAGGAGCAGCAGAATAAGTGGAAGACAAAGGTCCAGCTCACAGAGGAGATTCTGGAGGCTGAGCTGGATCAGCACAAGAGACCCAAATTCAAG GTAGCCCTGCTCTGTGGCCCACCCGGCTTGGGAAAGACCACGCTGGCCCACGTCATCGCGAAGCACGCGGGGTACAACGTCGTTGAGATGAACGCCAG TGACGACCGCAGCCCCGAGGTTTTCAAGACCCGCATTGAAGCTGCCACCCAGATGAAGTCTGTGCTGGGTGCCAACGAGAAGCCCAACTGCCTGATCATCGATGAGATAGACGGTGCGCCCGCG GCATCTATCAACGTGCTGCTAAACATCATCCACCGTAAGGATGGGGAGGGTGAGGCAGCAGCCGGCACGGGCCGGAGGAGGCGGCGCGAGGGCGGGTTGCTGCTGAGGCCCATCATCTGCATCTGCAACGACCA GTACGTCCCTGCTCTCCGGCCGCTGCGGCAGCAATCGTTCCTGCTCAACTTCCCTCGGACGGCGCCGTCCCGGCTCGCCCAGCGTCTCTGCGAG ATCGCCCTGCGGCAGGGCATGCGGGCGGACACGGGCGCGCTGCTGGCGCTGTGCGAGAAGACGGAGAATGACATCCGTTCCTGCATAAACACCCTGCAG TTCTTGCACAGCCGAGGCCAGAAGGAGCTGAGCGTGCAGATGGTGCAGACGATGAAGATTGGCTTGAAGGACCAAAACAAGGGGCTCTTCTCCATCTGGCAAGAGATCTTCCAGCTCCCAAAGGTCCAAAG GCACAGGATAGGAATGGACCCCACTttgccagcccagctcctggtGGGCGATGAGGACCTGTCGCACCTTGGCAGGACGGCTGGCTTCAACACGTCCTCCCACCGCTTCCACCATATCCTGCACCTCGCCCTCTCCTCAGGGGAGCAGGAGAAGCTCGCCCAG GGTCTGTACGACAATTTCCTGAATATGAAGCTGCGGGACTCCAGTTTCAGCTCGGTGTGCTTGGCCCTGGAGTGGCTGGGTTTCTCCGACCTGCTGAGCCAGGCTGTCCTGCACGGACAGAGCTTCCAGCTGATGCGATACCTGCCCTTCCTGCCCGTGGCTTTCCACATGCTCTTCGCAGCCAGCAGCATCCCCCGTCTCGCTTATCCCAGCAGCCAGCACGAG GCCCTGGCCAAGCTGAACCACATGCAGAACCTCGTCATGTCCATGATGTCAGGGATAACGCCCAGCGCCCGCAGCCGCACAGGGCAGCACTCCCTCGTCTTGGAGGTGCTCTCTCTGCTGATGGACATCATCGCCCCGAAGCTCCGACCA GTGAACACGCAGCTCTACAGcctgaaggagaagcagcagctggcagacCTCATCAGCACCATGCTGGCCTACAACCTCACCTACCACCAGGAGCGCCTGCCCGAGGGCCAGTACGTCTACAAGCTCGACCC GAACATAGAGGACGTCTGCCGGTTCCCGGAGCTGCCGGCTCGCAGGCAGCTGACCTACCAGGCCAAGCAGCTCATAGCCAGGGAGATCGAGCTGGAGAAGATGAGGAGGACGGAGGCTTTGCTGCAGGCGCGAAACACGGGCGAG GAGCCCGTGGACAGTCTCGGCGAGGCAGGGGAGCGagcggccgcggggccggccGTGCCCCCCAGCCACCACCAGCGCCTGGAGCACATCGTCCGGAGGGCGGTGGTGGACGACAAG cCTGAGACTGACTTCTTCGGGCGGCCGCTTCGGCGGCAGCAGGTGGTCGCGG CCCCTCAGGCCTCCGAGGAAGAGCCGCTCGAGAGCCAGatggggaaggctgtggggaagAGCGACGTCTGGTTCCGGTTTAACGAAGGGGTTTCCAACGCTGTCAGGAGGAATATCTACATCAAGGACCTGCTCTAG
- the LOC142062955 gene encoding mesothelin-like protein → MVWAAPAPAAIALCLRFSADLGKAAAAALIIGAVLSATEQHPDLSASVLQGFQCIPASDLPAADILAFAQGLQNGTAELSSAQLSCLARLLAAKNLTADFGKYPPDLLLFFDSAEVRGGTCGAFYARASRGNLDLLPKGSSRRTGLLRGALACLGVKSSRLSPEQLGSLGALVCDMEPETITASDPGVLENLKLCPALTGAQRDALNAVLLTGGTAYGDPSSWDLQTLQNLGPLVLALNETTLSLVAKAAREAFGRSIAAAYSSQGRSQREKSLTLLRAITAASASSHPRLKRSTDRCLSAPITASTVSDPLLLISYDTSKEFDLCLSNEVLKANLEPLLEQPFTVEYLWVIKKKLEQIYPSGIPEEQLKLFGPLSHQYTAEEISLWTVTSSDTLLALLSPSDGKWKAPQVQQLLSRFLALGGTLTGPLLWKIGGRNLCNLQEEQLEQISPEAIGTAGQLNISSCSQTKKDKLYRKAQEAFAGQVGSTRAYYCRIWPYLGGAPAKDLKDLAKSGVAIDMDIDTFLALNPDELEKLNVTEVKNLLGENLPYLKEAENKTSVMRWVKRQSQRELDCTLGIGLQGGTADPSPTVTATPPQPTVSATVTPMATAPMPTTLPTVPTPTAINSLPTTDSGTGPHKAPTPSAISPTPPNSTPPLGAFTPTPSAAGSPSAAQPAPTTSPIVPCSIHQPATSNKATPPAITLFTTIFAAVNPTTASPSSVPPPALTRGATTTTSVVTKLAVTPHNTSTPLVSANPPAPGGTADPAPATGSTAAPSTHSAPSTLVPNPASAATEKNLPPHKPTPTPNSTVSTEKSIVSSEAKTTTSVCKTGAPPAFLGPSSTTTSSETTKNPPRSTPSGYINLQPEAGSGSRLSSCLAHVLMTAVGSSLLRGLL, encoded by the exons atggtgtgggcagccccggccccagcAGCCATCGCTCTCTGCCTCC GTTTCTCCGCAGACCTCGGGAAAGCGGCAGCG gctgcccTGATCATCGGAGCCGTCCTGTCTGCCACTGAGCAGCACCCTGA CCTCTCAGCCTCAGTCCTGCAAGgtttccagtgcatcccagccAGCGACCTGCCCGCTGCTGACATCCTCGCGTTTGCCCAGGGACTGCAAAACGGAACAGCGGAGCtgagcagtgcccag CTGTCCTGCCTGGCCAGACTGCTCGCTGCCAAGAACCTAACGGCTGATTTCGGCAAGTATCCACCAGACCTGCTGCTCTTCTTTGA CTCAGCCGAGGTGCGCGGTGGGACCTGCGGAGCATTTTACGCCCGGGCTTCCCGCGGGAACCTCGACCTGCTGCCCAAGGGCTCATCCCGGCGGACGGGGCTGCTGCGTGGGGCTCTGGCCTGCCTG GGGGTGAAGAGCAGCCGCCTGAGCCCTGAGCAGCTCGGCAGCCTCGGGGCGCTGGTGTGCGACATGGAGCCAGAGACCATCACGGCCTCAGACCCCGGCGTCCTGGAGAACCTGAAGCTCTGCCCAGCGCTGACGGGGGCCCAGCGGGACGCCCTCAACGCCGTGCTCCTCACAGGGGGCACAGCGTACGG GGATCCTTCGAGCTGGGACTTACAGACTCTACAGAATTTGGGGCCGCTCGTGCTGGCTTTGAATGAGACCACGCTGAGTTTGGTGGCCAAG GCAGCACGGGAGGCTTTCGGCAGGAGCATCGCGGCTGCGTACAGCAGCCAGGGACGTTCCCAGCGGGAGAAGTCCCTGACCCTCCTCAGGGCCATCACAGCAGCGTCAGCTTCATCTCATCCCAGGCTGAAGCGGAGCACAGACC GCTGCCTGTCCGCACCCATCACAGCCAGCACCGTCTCCGACCCCCTCTTACTCATCAGCTACGACACCAGCAAGGAGTTTGACCTCTGCCTGAGCAATgaggttttaaaagcaaacctgGAACCTCTGCTGGAACAGCCGTTCACCGTGGAGTACCTCTGggtcataaaaaaaaagctggagcAG ATTTACCCATCGGGGATCCcggaggagcagctgaagctgtTCGGGCCACTGTCCCACCAGTACACGGCGGAGGAGATCAGCCTGTGGACGGTGACATCCAGCGACACGCTCTTGGCCCTGCTCAGCCCCTCGGATGGCAAGTGGAAGGCTCCCCAG gtccagcagctgctcagcaggTTCCTGGCCCTGGGGGGCACCTTGACTGGGCCCTTGCTTTGGAAAATCGGTGGGAGAAACCTGTGTAATCTGCAGGAGGAACAGCTCGAGCAAATATCTCCAGAAGCAATCGG gacCGCCGGACaattaaacatttcttcttGCTCTCAAACCAAGAAGGACAAACTCTACAGGAAAGCCCAGGAGGCCTttgctggccaggtgggcagcACCAGGGCCTATTACTGCCGGATTTGGCCGTACCTGG GTGGAGCTCCAGCAAAGGACCTGAAGGACTTGGCTAAAAGTGGGGTTGCCATAGACATGGACATAGACACCTTCCTTGCCTTAAATCCCGATGAGCTGGAG AAACTCAACGTCACGGAGGTGAAAAATTTGCTTGGGGAAAACCTCCCTTAcctgaaggaagctgaaaataagacATCGGTGATGCGCTGGGTGAAGAGACAGTCCCAGCGGGAACTGGACTGCACCCTGGGAATCGGCCTGCAAGGGGGAACGGCggaccccagccccacagtgaCAGCCACCCCTCCTCAACCCACCGTCTCGGCCACCGTCACCCCCATGGCAACTGCTCCTATGCCCACCACCCTCCCCACTGTCCCCACCCCTACTGCCATTAACAGCCTCCCTACCACTGATTCAGGTACTGGCCCCCACAAGGCCCCCACCCCAAGCGCCATCAGCCCGACCCCCCCTAACAGCACTCCCCCACTGGGGGCtttcacccccacccccagtgctgctgggagcCCCTCTGCCGCCCAGCCCGCTCCGACCACCAGCCCCATCGTCCCATGCTCCATCCACCAGCCTGCCACCTCAAATAAGGCCACCCCCCCCGCCATCACCCTCTTCACCACCATCTTTGCCGCTGTCAACCCCACCACCGCCTCTCCCAGctccgtcccaccccctgctctcACACGTGgggccaccaccaccaccagtgtTGTTACTAAGCTGGCTGTTACCCCCCACAACACCAGCACCCCACTGGTGTCCGCGAACCCCCCAGCACCTGGGGGAACCGCCGACCCCGCTCCTGCCACCGGTAGCACCGCCGCACCGAGCACCCACAGCGCTCCCAGCACCCTTGTCCCCAACCCCGCCTCCGCAGCCACAGAAAAGAACCTCCCTCCCCATAAGCCCACCCCGACCCCCAACTCCACCGTCTCCACCGAAAAGAGCATCGTGTCCTCAGAGGCCAAGACTACAACATCGGTTTGCAAGACCGGTGCCCCTCCGGCATTTCTCGGCCCTtcttccaccaccaccagcagcgaGACCACTAAAAATCCACCGAGATCGACACCCAGCGGATACATCAACCTGCAGCCTGAAGCTG